One window of the Canis aureus isolate CA01 chromosome 1, VMU_Caureus_v.1.0, whole genome shotgun sequence genome contains the following:
- the LOC144312485 gene encoding uncharacterized protein LOC144312485 isoform X1 — protein MTMSANRTSPQKSLILVPEEHDNSFEGSVSFRDVAVDFSREEWQHLDLAQRNLYRDVMLETYSHLLSVGYEVPQPEVFMLEQGKEPWALQGESPHQNCPEDLWQIGDQIESYQQKENKSLRDVAFIKKILTTKKDYEYKDIRKIIYVSQNILSPKRSHQCDSFGIAFKHALDLHSHYRNSTSKNINKITEYSKISYYTDPECSPTGEKLWDHNQCGKILSYKQAPSQHQKIHTGEKPYECAEFGKIFTQKSQLRVHLKVHTGEKLYVCIDCGKAFVKKPEFITHQRAHTREKPYKCSECGKAFFQVSSLLRHQRIHTGEKLYECSECGKGFSYNSDLSIHQKIHTGERHHECNDCGKAFTQKSTLKMHQKIHTGERSYICIECGQAFIQKTHLIAHRRIHTGEKPYECDNCGKSFISKSQLQVHQRIHTRMKPFIYTEYGKIFNNSSNLITHKKVQIREKSSICTECGKAFTYRSELIIHKRIHTGEKPYECGDCGKAFTQKSALTVHQRIHTGEKSYVCMKCGLAFIQKAHLIAHQIIHTGEKPYKCGHCGKSFTSKSQLHVHKRIHTGEKPYMCTKCGKAFTNRSNLITHQKTHTGEKSYICPKCGKAFTQRSDLITHQRIHTGEKPYECGTCGKAFTQKSHLNIHQKIHTGERQYECHECGKAFNQKSILIVHQKIHTGEKPYVCSECGRAFIRKSNFITHQRIHTGEKPYECNDCGKSFTSKSQLLVHQPIHTGEKPYVCAVCGKAFSGRSNLSKHQKTHTGEKPYICSECGKTFRQKSELIIHHRIHTGEKPYECSDCGKSFTKKSQLQVHQRIHTGEKPYICAECGKAFTDRSNLNKHQTTHTGDKPYKCVVCGKGFVQKSVLNVHQSIHT, from the exons GGATCGGTGTCCTTCAGGGATGTCGCTGTAGATTTCAGCAGAGAGGAGTGGCAGCATCTAGACCTTGCTCAGAGAAACCTGTACCgggatgtgatgctggagacctatAGTCACCTGCTCTCTGTAG GGTATGAAGTTCCCCAACCAGAAGTTTTCATGTTGGAGCAAGGAAAGGAGCCATGGGCATTGCAGGGTGAGAGCCCACATCAGAACTGTCCAG AAGATTTGTGGCAGATTGGTGACCAGATAGAGAGCtatcagcaaaaagaaaacaaatctttaagAGATGTTGCTTTCATCAAGAAAATTTTGACAACAAAGAAGGATTATGAATATAAggacattagaaaaataatttatgtgagCCAAAACATTCTTTCTCCAAAAAGATCCCATCAGTGTGACTCATTTGGAATTGCTTTCAAGCATGCTTTAGATTTACACAGTCATTATAGAAACAGTACCTCAAAGAACATTAATAAGATTACTGAATATAGTAAAATTTCTTACTATACTGACCCTGAGTGTTCTCCAACAGGAGAGAAGTTATGGGACCATAATCAATGTGGAAAAATTCTCAGCTATAAACAAGCACCCTCTCAACATCAGAAAATTCATACTGGGGAAAAACCTTATGAATGTGCTGAATTTGGAAAGATCTTCACCCAGAAGTCACAGCTCAGGGTACATCTGAAAGTTCATACAGGAGAAAAACTCTATGTGTGCATTGACTGTGGGAAGGCTTTTGTAAAGAAGCCAGAATTCATTACACATCAGAGAGCCCATACTAGAGAGAAGCCCTATaagtgcagtgaatgtggaaaagcTTTTTTCCAGGTGTCTTCTCTCTTAAGGcaccagagaattcatactggagaaaaactttatgaatgcagtgaatgtggaaaagGCTTCTCTTATAACTCTGATCTCAGTATACATCAAaaaattcatactggagagagaCACCATGAATGTAATGATTGCGGCAAAGCATTTACGCAAAAGTCTACACTCAAGATGCATCAAAAGATTCATACAGGTGAGCGATCCTATATATGTATTGAATGTGGACAGGCCTTCATCCAGAAGACACACTTGATTGCACACCGAAGGattcatactggagaaaaaccatatgaatGCGATAACTGTGGGAAGTCCTTCATTTCTAAATCACAGCTCCAGGTACATCAACGAATTCACACAAGAATGAAACCCTTTATATATACTGAATATGGGAAGATCTTCAACAATAGTTCCAACCTCATTACACATAAGAAAGTTCAAATTAGAGAGAAATCTTCCATATGCACTGAATGTGGTAAGGCCTTTACTTACAGATCAGAACTCATTATACATAAGAGAATTCACACTGGGGAAAAACCTTATGAATGTGGTGACTGTGGAAAAGCTTTTACTCAAAAGTCAGCACTCACAGtgcatcagagaattcatacaggagaaaaatcatatgtaTGCATGAAATGTGGACTAGCCTTCATCCAGAAGGCTCACTTGATTGCACATCAAATaattcatacaggagagaaaccttatAAGTGTGGCCACTGTGGGAAATCCTTTACTTCCAAGTCACAACTCCATGTACATAAACgaattcacacaggagagaaaccttatATGTGCACTAAATGTGGGAAGGCATTCACTAACAGGTCAAATCTCATTACACATCAGAAAACTCATACTGGAGAGAAGTCTTACATATGTCCtaaatgtggaaaagccttcacACAAAGGTCAGACTTGATTacacatcagagaattcatactggagagaaaccttatgaatgtggTACCTGTGGGAAAGCCTTTACCCAAAAATCACACCTCAATATACATCAGAAAATTCATACTGGAGAAAGGCAGTATGAATGccatgaatgtgggaaagcctttaacCAGAAATCAATACTCATTGTGCATCAGAAaattcatacaggagagaaaccttatgTTTGCAGTGAGTGTGGAAGAGCTTTCATCCGGAAATCAAACTTCATTactcatcagagaattcatactggagagaaaccttatgaatgcaATGATTGTGGGAAATCCTTTACCTCAAAATCTCAGCTCCTGGTACATCAACCAATTCATACAGGAGAAAAACCATATGTGTGTGCTGTTTGTGGGAAAGCCTTTAGTGGCAGGTCAAATCTCAGTAAACACCAGAAAACTCATACTGGAGAAAAGCCCTACATCTGTTCTGAATGTGGGAAGACCTTCAGACAGAAGTCAGAGTTGATTATACATCAtagaattcacactggagagaaaccatatgaatGCAGTGACTGTGGCAAATCTTTCACTAAGAAATCACAACTTCAAGTGCATCAGCGAATTCACACAGGAGAAAAGCCTTATATATGTGCTGAGTGTGGGAAGGCTTTCACAGATAGGTCGAATTTGAATAAACACCAGACAACACACACTGGAGACAAACCCTATAAGTGTGTAGTCTGTGGGAAAGGCTTTGTCCAGAAATCTGTGCTCAATGTCCATCAGAGTATTCACACTTGA
- the LOC144312485 gene encoding uncharacterized protein LOC144312485 isoform X3, with protein sequence MLETYSHLLSVGYEVPQPEVFMLEQGKEPWALQGESPHQNCPEDLWQIGDQIESYQQKENKSLRDVAFIKKILTTKKDYEYKDIRKIIYVSQNILSPKRSHQCDSFGIAFKHALDLHSHYRNSTSKNINKITEYSKISYYTDPECSPTGEKLWDHNQCGKILSYKQAPSQHQKIHTGEKPYECAEFGKIFTQKSQLRVHLKVHTGEKLYVCIDCGKAFVKKPEFITHQRAHTREKPYKCSECGKAFFQVSSLLRHQRIHTGEKLYECSECGKGFSYNSDLSIHQKIHTGERHHECNDCGKAFTQKSTLKMHQKIHTGERSYICIECGQAFIQKTHLIAHRRIHTGEKPYECDNCGKSFISKSQLQVHQRIHTRMKPFIYTEYGKIFNNSSNLITHKKVQIREKSSICTECGKAFTYRSELIIHKRIHTGEKPYECGDCGKAFTQKSALTVHQRIHTGEKSYVCMKCGLAFIQKAHLIAHQIIHTGEKPYKCGHCGKSFTSKSQLHVHKRIHTGEKPYMCTKCGKAFTNRSNLITHQKTHTGEKSYICPKCGKAFTQRSDLITHQRIHTGEKPYECGTCGKAFTQKSHLNIHQKIHTGERQYECHECGKAFNQKSILIVHQKIHTGEKPYVCSECGRAFIRKSNFITHQRIHTGEKPYECNDCGKSFTSKSQLLVHQPIHTGEKPYVCAVCGKAFSGRSNLSKHQKTHTGEKPYICSECGKTFRQKSELIIHHRIHTGEKPYECSDCGKSFTKKSQLQVHQRIHTGEKPYICAECGKAFTDRSNLNKHQTTHTGDKPYKCVVCGKGFVQKSVLNVHQSIHT encoded by the exons atgctggagacctatAGTCACCTGCTCTCTGTAG GGTATGAAGTTCCCCAACCAGAAGTTTTCATGTTGGAGCAAGGAAAGGAGCCATGGGCATTGCAGGGTGAGAGCCCACATCAGAACTGTCCAG AAGATTTGTGGCAGATTGGTGACCAGATAGAGAGCtatcagcaaaaagaaaacaaatctttaagAGATGTTGCTTTCATCAAGAAAATTTTGACAACAAAGAAGGATTATGAATATAAggacattagaaaaataatttatgtgagCCAAAACATTCTTTCTCCAAAAAGATCCCATCAGTGTGACTCATTTGGAATTGCTTTCAAGCATGCTTTAGATTTACACAGTCATTATAGAAACAGTACCTCAAAGAACATTAATAAGATTACTGAATATAGTAAAATTTCTTACTATACTGACCCTGAGTGTTCTCCAACAGGAGAGAAGTTATGGGACCATAATCAATGTGGAAAAATTCTCAGCTATAAACAAGCACCCTCTCAACATCAGAAAATTCATACTGGGGAAAAACCTTATGAATGTGCTGAATTTGGAAAGATCTTCACCCAGAAGTCACAGCTCAGGGTACATCTGAAAGTTCATACAGGAGAAAAACTCTATGTGTGCATTGACTGTGGGAAGGCTTTTGTAAAGAAGCCAGAATTCATTACACATCAGAGAGCCCATACTAGAGAGAAGCCCTATaagtgcagtgaatgtggaaaagcTTTTTTCCAGGTGTCTTCTCTCTTAAGGcaccagagaattcatactggagaaaaactttatgaatgcagtgaatgtggaaaagGCTTCTCTTATAACTCTGATCTCAGTATACATCAAaaaattcatactggagagagaCACCATGAATGTAATGATTGCGGCAAAGCATTTACGCAAAAGTCTACACTCAAGATGCATCAAAAGATTCATACAGGTGAGCGATCCTATATATGTATTGAATGTGGACAGGCCTTCATCCAGAAGACACACTTGATTGCACACCGAAGGattcatactggagaaaaaccatatgaatGCGATAACTGTGGGAAGTCCTTCATTTCTAAATCACAGCTCCAGGTACATCAACGAATTCACACAAGAATGAAACCCTTTATATATACTGAATATGGGAAGATCTTCAACAATAGTTCCAACCTCATTACACATAAGAAAGTTCAAATTAGAGAGAAATCTTCCATATGCACTGAATGTGGTAAGGCCTTTACTTACAGATCAGAACTCATTATACATAAGAGAATTCACACTGGGGAAAAACCTTATGAATGTGGTGACTGTGGAAAAGCTTTTACTCAAAAGTCAGCACTCACAGtgcatcagagaattcatacaggagaaaaatcatatgtaTGCATGAAATGTGGACTAGCCTTCATCCAGAAGGCTCACTTGATTGCACATCAAATaattcatacaggagagaaaccttatAAGTGTGGCCACTGTGGGAAATCCTTTACTTCCAAGTCACAACTCCATGTACATAAACgaattcacacaggagagaaaccttatATGTGCACTAAATGTGGGAAGGCATTCACTAACAGGTCAAATCTCATTACACATCAGAAAACTCATACTGGAGAGAAGTCTTACATATGTCCtaaatgtggaaaagccttcacACAAAGGTCAGACTTGATTacacatcagagaattcatactggagagaaaccttatgaatgtggTACCTGTGGGAAAGCCTTTACCCAAAAATCACACCTCAATATACATCAGAAAATTCATACTGGAGAAAGGCAGTATGAATGccatgaatgtgggaaagcctttaacCAGAAATCAATACTCATTGTGCATCAGAAaattcatacaggagagaaaccttatgTTTGCAGTGAGTGTGGAAGAGCTTTCATCCGGAAATCAAACTTCATTactcatcagagaattcatactggagagaaaccttatgaatgcaATGATTGTGGGAAATCCTTTACCTCAAAATCTCAGCTCCTGGTACATCAACCAATTCATACAGGAGAAAAACCATATGTGTGTGCTGTTTGTGGGAAAGCCTTTAGTGGCAGGTCAAATCTCAGTAAACACCAGAAAACTCATACTGGAGAAAAGCCCTACATCTGTTCTGAATGTGGGAAGACCTTCAGACAGAAGTCAGAGTTGATTATACATCAtagaattcacactggagagaaaccatatgaatGCAGTGACTGTGGCAAATCTTTCACTAAGAAATCACAACTTCAAGTGCATCAGCGAATTCACACAGGAGAAAAGCCTTATATATGTGCTGAGTGTGGGAAGGCTTTCACAGATAGGTCGAATTTGAATAAACACCAGACAACACACACTGGAGACAAACCCTATAAGTGTGTAGTCTGTGGGAAAGGCTTTGTCCAGAAATCTGTGCTCAATGTCCATCAGAGTATTCACACTTGA
- the LOC144312485 gene encoding uncharacterized protein LOC144312485 isoform X2 → MTIHLSNVPLQGSVSFRDVAVDFSREEWQHLDLAQRNLYRDVMLETYSHLLSVGYEVPQPEVFMLEQGKEPWALQGESPHQNCPEDLWQIGDQIESYQQKENKSLRDVAFIKKILTTKKDYEYKDIRKIIYVSQNILSPKRSHQCDSFGIAFKHALDLHSHYRNSTSKNINKITEYSKISYYTDPECSPTGEKLWDHNQCGKILSYKQAPSQHQKIHTGEKPYECAEFGKIFTQKSQLRVHLKVHTGEKLYVCIDCGKAFVKKPEFITHQRAHTREKPYKCSECGKAFFQVSSLLRHQRIHTGEKLYECSECGKGFSYNSDLSIHQKIHTGERHHECNDCGKAFTQKSTLKMHQKIHTGERSYICIECGQAFIQKTHLIAHRRIHTGEKPYECDNCGKSFISKSQLQVHQRIHTRMKPFIYTEYGKIFNNSSNLITHKKVQIREKSSICTECGKAFTYRSELIIHKRIHTGEKPYECGDCGKAFTQKSALTVHQRIHTGEKSYVCMKCGLAFIQKAHLIAHQIIHTGEKPYKCGHCGKSFTSKSQLHVHKRIHTGEKPYMCTKCGKAFTNRSNLITHQKTHTGEKSYICPKCGKAFTQRSDLITHQRIHTGEKPYECGTCGKAFTQKSHLNIHQKIHTGERQYECHECGKAFNQKSILIVHQKIHTGEKPYVCSECGRAFIRKSNFITHQRIHTGEKPYECNDCGKSFTSKSQLLVHQPIHTGEKPYVCAVCGKAFSGRSNLSKHQKTHTGEKPYICSECGKTFRQKSELIIHHRIHTGEKPYECSDCGKSFTKKSQLQVHQRIHTGEKPYICAECGKAFTDRSNLNKHQTTHTGDKPYKCVVCGKGFVQKSVLNVHQSIHT, encoded by the exons CAATGTGCCCTTACAGGGATCGGTGTCCTTCAGGGATGTCGCTGTAGATTTCAGCAGAGAGGAGTGGCAGCATCTAGACCTTGCTCAGAGAAACCTGTACCgggatgtgatgctggagacctatAGTCACCTGCTCTCTGTAG GGTATGAAGTTCCCCAACCAGAAGTTTTCATGTTGGAGCAAGGAAAGGAGCCATGGGCATTGCAGGGTGAGAGCCCACATCAGAACTGTCCAG AAGATTTGTGGCAGATTGGTGACCAGATAGAGAGCtatcagcaaaaagaaaacaaatctttaagAGATGTTGCTTTCATCAAGAAAATTTTGACAACAAAGAAGGATTATGAATATAAggacattagaaaaataatttatgtgagCCAAAACATTCTTTCTCCAAAAAGATCCCATCAGTGTGACTCATTTGGAATTGCTTTCAAGCATGCTTTAGATTTACACAGTCATTATAGAAACAGTACCTCAAAGAACATTAATAAGATTACTGAATATAGTAAAATTTCTTACTATACTGACCCTGAGTGTTCTCCAACAGGAGAGAAGTTATGGGACCATAATCAATGTGGAAAAATTCTCAGCTATAAACAAGCACCCTCTCAACATCAGAAAATTCATACTGGGGAAAAACCTTATGAATGTGCTGAATTTGGAAAGATCTTCACCCAGAAGTCACAGCTCAGGGTACATCTGAAAGTTCATACAGGAGAAAAACTCTATGTGTGCATTGACTGTGGGAAGGCTTTTGTAAAGAAGCCAGAATTCATTACACATCAGAGAGCCCATACTAGAGAGAAGCCCTATaagtgcagtgaatgtggaaaagcTTTTTTCCAGGTGTCTTCTCTCTTAAGGcaccagagaattcatactggagaaaaactttatgaatgcagtgaatgtggaaaagGCTTCTCTTATAACTCTGATCTCAGTATACATCAAaaaattcatactggagagagaCACCATGAATGTAATGATTGCGGCAAAGCATTTACGCAAAAGTCTACACTCAAGATGCATCAAAAGATTCATACAGGTGAGCGATCCTATATATGTATTGAATGTGGACAGGCCTTCATCCAGAAGACACACTTGATTGCACACCGAAGGattcatactggagaaaaaccatatgaatGCGATAACTGTGGGAAGTCCTTCATTTCTAAATCACAGCTCCAGGTACATCAACGAATTCACACAAGAATGAAACCCTTTATATATACTGAATATGGGAAGATCTTCAACAATAGTTCCAACCTCATTACACATAAGAAAGTTCAAATTAGAGAGAAATCTTCCATATGCACTGAATGTGGTAAGGCCTTTACTTACAGATCAGAACTCATTATACATAAGAGAATTCACACTGGGGAAAAACCTTATGAATGTGGTGACTGTGGAAAAGCTTTTACTCAAAAGTCAGCACTCACAGtgcatcagagaattcatacaggagaaaaatcatatgtaTGCATGAAATGTGGACTAGCCTTCATCCAGAAGGCTCACTTGATTGCACATCAAATaattcatacaggagagaaaccttatAAGTGTGGCCACTGTGGGAAATCCTTTACTTCCAAGTCACAACTCCATGTACATAAACgaattcacacaggagagaaaccttatATGTGCACTAAATGTGGGAAGGCATTCACTAACAGGTCAAATCTCATTACACATCAGAAAACTCATACTGGAGAGAAGTCTTACATATGTCCtaaatgtggaaaagccttcacACAAAGGTCAGACTTGATTacacatcagagaattcatactggagagaaaccttatgaatgtggTACCTGTGGGAAAGCCTTTACCCAAAAATCACACCTCAATATACATCAGAAAATTCATACTGGAGAAAGGCAGTATGAATGccatgaatgtgggaaagcctttaacCAGAAATCAATACTCATTGTGCATCAGAAaattcatacaggagagaaaccttatgTTTGCAGTGAGTGTGGAAGAGCTTTCATCCGGAAATCAAACTTCATTactcatcagagaattcatactggagagaaaccttatgaatgcaATGATTGTGGGAAATCCTTTACCTCAAAATCTCAGCTCCTGGTACATCAACCAATTCATACAGGAGAAAAACCATATGTGTGTGCTGTTTGTGGGAAAGCCTTTAGTGGCAGGTCAAATCTCAGTAAACACCAGAAAACTCATACTGGAGAAAAGCCCTACATCTGTTCTGAATGTGGGAAGACCTTCAGACAGAAGTCAGAGTTGATTATACATCAtagaattcacactggagagaaaccatatgaatGCAGTGACTGTGGCAAATCTTTCACTAAGAAATCACAACTTCAAGTGCATCAGCGAATTCACACAGGAGAAAAGCCTTATATATGTGCTGAGTGTGGGAAGGCTTTCACAGATAGGTCGAATTTGAATAAACACCAGACAACACACACTGGAGACAAACCCTATAAGTGTGTAGTCTGTGGGAAAGGCTTTGTCCAGAAATCTGTGCTCAATGTCCATCAGAGTATTCACACTTGA
- the LOC144312485 gene encoding uncharacterized protein LOC144312485 isoform X4, whose product MTMSANRTSPQKSLILVPEEHDNSFEGSVSFRDVAVDFSREEWQHLDLAQRNLYRDVMLETYSHLLSVGYEVPQPEVFMLEQGKEPWALQGESPHQNCPGEKLWDHNQCGKILSYKQAPSQHQKIHTGEKPYECAEFGKIFTQKSQLRVHLKVHTGEKLYVCIDCGKAFVKKPEFITHQRAHTREKPYKCSECGKAFFQVSSLLRHQRIHTGEKLYECSECGKGFSYNSDLSIHQKIHTGERHHECNDCGKAFTQKSTLKMHQKIHTGERSYICIECGQAFIQKTHLIAHRRIHTGEKPYECDNCGKSFISKSQLQVHQRIHTRMKPFIYTEYGKIFNNSSNLITHKKVQIREKSSICTECGKAFTYRSELIIHKRIHTGEKPYECGDCGKAFTQKSALTVHQRIHTGEKSYVCMKCGLAFIQKAHLIAHQIIHTGEKPYKCGHCGKSFTSKSQLHVHKRIHTGEKPYMCTKCGKAFTNRSNLITHQKTHTGEKSYICPKCGKAFTQRSDLITHQRIHTGEKPYECGTCGKAFTQKSHLNIHQKIHTGERQYECHECGKAFNQKSILIVHQKIHTGEKPYVCSECGRAFIRKSNFITHQRIHTGEKPYECNDCGKSFTSKSQLLVHQPIHTGEKPYVCAVCGKAFSGRSNLSKHQKTHTGEKPYICSECGKTFRQKSELIIHHRIHTGEKPYECSDCGKSFTKKSQLQVHQRIHTGEKPYICAECGKAFTDRSNLNKHQTTHTGDKPYKCVVCGKGFVQKSVLNVHQSIHT is encoded by the exons GGATCGGTGTCCTTCAGGGATGTCGCTGTAGATTTCAGCAGAGAGGAGTGGCAGCATCTAGACCTTGCTCAGAGAAACCTGTACCgggatgtgatgctggagacctatAGTCACCTGCTCTCTGTAG GGTATGAAGTTCCCCAACCAGAAGTTTTCATGTTGGAGCAAGGAAAGGAGCCATGGGCATTGCAGGGTGAGAGCCCACATCAGAACTGTCCAG GAGAGAAGTTATGGGACCATAATCAATGTGGAAAAATTCTCAGCTATAAACAAGCACCCTCTCAACATCAGAAAATTCATACTGGGGAAAAACCTTATGAATGTGCTGAATTTGGAAAGATCTTCACCCAGAAGTCACAGCTCAGGGTACATCTGAAAGTTCATACAGGAGAAAAACTCTATGTGTGCATTGACTGTGGGAAGGCTTTTGTAAAGAAGCCAGAATTCATTACACATCAGAGAGCCCATACTAGAGAGAAGCCCTATaagtgcagtgaatgtggaaaagcTTTTTTCCAGGTGTCTTCTCTCTTAAGGcaccagagaattcatactggagaaaaactttatgaatgcagtgaatgtggaaaagGCTTCTCTTATAACTCTGATCTCAGTATACATCAAaaaattcatactggagagagaCACCATGAATGTAATGATTGCGGCAAAGCATTTACGCAAAAGTCTACACTCAAGATGCATCAAAAGATTCATACAGGTGAGCGATCCTATATATGTATTGAATGTGGACAGGCCTTCATCCAGAAGACACACTTGATTGCACACCGAAGGattcatactggagaaaaaccatatgaatGCGATAACTGTGGGAAGTCCTTCATTTCTAAATCACAGCTCCAGGTACATCAACGAATTCACACAAGAATGAAACCCTTTATATATACTGAATATGGGAAGATCTTCAACAATAGTTCCAACCTCATTACACATAAGAAAGTTCAAATTAGAGAGAAATCTTCCATATGCACTGAATGTGGTAAGGCCTTTACTTACAGATCAGAACTCATTATACATAAGAGAATTCACACTGGGGAAAAACCTTATGAATGTGGTGACTGTGGAAAAGCTTTTACTCAAAAGTCAGCACTCACAGtgcatcagagaattcatacaggagaaaaatcatatgtaTGCATGAAATGTGGACTAGCCTTCATCCAGAAGGCTCACTTGATTGCACATCAAATaattcatacaggagagaaaccttatAAGTGTGGCCACTGTGGGAAATCCTTTACTTCCAAGTCACAACTCCATGTACATAAACgaattcacacaggagagaaaccttatATGTGCACTAAATGTGGGAAGGCATTCACTAACAGGTCAAATCTCATTACACATCAGAAAACTCATACTGGAGAGAAGTCTTACATATGTCCtaaatgtggaaaagccttcacACAAAGGTCAGACTTGATTacacatcagagaattcatactggagagaaaccttatgaatgtggTACCTGTGGGAAAGCCTTTACCCAAAAATCACACCTCAATATACATCAGAAAATTCATACTGGAGAAAGGCAGTATGAATGccatgaatgtgggaaagcctttaacCAGAAATCAATACTCATTGTGCATCAGAAaattcatacaggagagaaaccttatgTTTGCAGTGAGTGTGGAAGAGCTTTCATCCGGAAATCAAACTTCATTactcatcagagaattcatactggagagaaaccttatgaatgcaATGATTGTGGGAAATCCTTTACCTCAAAATCTCAGCTCCTGGTACATCAACCAATTCATACAGGAGAAAAACCATATGTGTGTGCTGTTTGTGGGAAAGCCTTTAGTGGCAGGTCAAATCTCAGTAAACACCAGAAAACTCATACTGGAGAAAAGCCCTACATCTGTTCTGAATGTGGGAAGACCTTCAGACAGAAGTCAGAGTTGATTATACATCAtagaattcacactggagagaaaccatatgaatGCAGTGACTGTGGCAAATCTTTCACTAAGAAATCACAACTTCAAGTGCATCAGCGAATTCACACAGGAGAAAAGCCTTATATATGTGCTGAGTGTGGGAAGGCTTTCACAGATAGGTCGAATTTGAATAAACACCAGACAACACACACTGGAGACAAACCCTATAAGTGTGTAGTCTGTGGGAAAGGCTTTGTCCAGAAATCTGTGCTCAATGTCCATCAGAGTATTCACACTTGA